From one Chthonomonadales bacterium genomic stretch:
- a CDS encoding c-type cytochrome, translated as MMRRLAWGAVILLPVVVLGGLLGARRDMTQPNYILPTQMAYSPAYRTQSANPVLPHVMTLQPPVEGTLARDGHAFRYAATDADRVRAGRELSSPLPNTAQTRQQGKRVFETFCAPCHGATGNGDGPLIPKFPNPPSFHSKQAKSLRDGEMFHTITLGWRKMGSYASQTTWDERWAVVRYIRELQSK; from the coding sequence ATGATGCGGCGTCTGGCGTGGGGCGCGGTGATCCTGCTGCCCGTGGTGGTGCTCGGCGGCCTGCTGGGAGCGCGGCGAGACATGACCCAACCCAACTACATCCTGCCAACCCAGATGGCTTACTCCCCTGCGTACCGTACGCAGAGCGCCAACCCGGTCCTGCCGCACGTGATGACCCTGCAACCCCCGGTGGAGGGCACGCTGGCACGCGACGGGCACGCCTTCCGGTACGCCGCGACCGATGCGGACCGTGTACGCGCCGGCAGGGAACTGAGCAGCCCGCTGCCGAACACGGCCCAGACTCGGCAGCAAGGGAAGCGCGTGTTCGAGACGTTCTGCGCGCCCTGCCATGGCGCGACCGGCAACGGCGACGGCCCGCTCATCCCCAAGTTCCCCAACCCGCCCAGTTTTCACTCCAAGCAGGCGAAGAGCCTGCGCGATGGGGAGATGTTCCACACCATCACGCTTGGGTGGCGGAAGATGGGCAGCTACGCCTCGCAGACGACATGGGATGAGCGCTGGGCGGTGGTGCGTTACATCCGGGAGTTGCAGAGCAAGTAG
- a CDS encoding DUF3341 domain-containing protein — protein sequence MSSTVSDLPPGAATSQHHGAPSLVDGDKTHGQVTADIAGLVGNRPGPVWWVAFLASVGAFAVGAAAIAYEMINGIGAWGLNRTVGWGFGITNFVFWIGIGHAGTLISAVLFLFRQRWRTSINRAAEAMTIFAVMCAATFPLIHLGRPWYFYWILPYPNNRGSLWVNFRSPLLWDFFAISTYFTISLVFWYIGMIPDLATLRDRSRHPVPKRIFGILSNGWNGSARVWHRYEAIYALLAILATPLVVSVHSIVSMDFATAVVPGWHATIFPPYFVVGAIFSGFAMVLALLLITRRVMKLEAYITPLHLNWMCKIMLLASVVMGASYGIEFFCAWYSGNQYELATFMNRAFGYYAWAYWTMISCNVVIPQALWFSRVRRSPLLMGIVCVVITTGMWFERFVIIVTSLHHDFLPSAWTNYLPTSNEVMILVGMFGLFFALFLLFTRALPIVAIAEIKGVLGHDRPNEALARLTHAVVGQRTGDASQDGGHGPSAVASSHGDGAGELRRPVGPRGTHRRSRRSRRLFGTERYCIGYFPDEHELLRATEEASRRGYDVLDAFAPYPVHGLPEAMGLGASRLAWIGAWAGAAGLVLGLTLQAWTSSVDWPLRVGGQPFNAWPVFLPVTFELTVLFAGIIGVIALFARTRMWPGNRKPRLRRVTDDRFALALLEVDASMDLEEMKQMLRTHGAVEVHEGDDLA from the coding sequence GTGAGCAGCACGGTATCGGACTTGCCGCCTGGCGCCGCAACTAGCCAGCACCACGGCGCGCCCTCGCTGGTCGATGGCGACAAGACGCACGGACAGGTCACCGCGGACATCGCCGGCCTGGTGGGAAACCGGCCCGGCCCTGTCTGGTGGGTGGCGTTCCTCGCGTCGGTTGGCGCTTTCGCCGTCGGCGCCGCGGCCATCGCCTACGAGATGATCAACGGCATCGGCGCCTGGGGCCTGAATCGCACCGTCGGCTGGGGCTTCGGCATCACCAACTTCGTCTTCTGGATCGGGATCGGACACGCGGGCACCCTGATCTCGGCGGTGCTCTTCCTGTTCCGGCAGAGGTGGCGCACGTCCATCAACCGCGCGGCCGAGGCGATGACCATCTTCGCCGTGATGTGCGCGGCCACGTTCCCCCTGATCCACCTGGGGAGGCCGTGGTACTTCTACTGGATTCTTCCGTACCCGAATAACCGGGGCTCCCTCTGGGTGAACTTCCGCAGCCCGCTACTGTGGGATTTCTTCGCCATCTCGACGTACTTCACCATCTCCCTGGTATTCTGGTACATCGGGATGATTCCCGACCTGGCCACCCTGCGCGACCGATCCAGGCACCCGGTGCCAAAGAGGATCTTCGGCATTCTGTCCAACGGTTGGAACGGGTCCGCTCGCGTATGGCACCGGTATGAAGCGATCTACGCGCTGCTGGCCATCCTGGCGACACCGCTGGTCGTGTCGGTACACAGCATCGTGAGCATGGATTTCGCCACGGCCGTTGTACCGGGCTGGCATGCCACCATCTTTCCACCCTACTTCGTCGTTGGCGCGATCTTCTCCGGCTTTGCCATGGTGCTGGCGCTGCTGCTGATCACCCGCCGAGTGATGAAGCTGGAAGCCTACATCACTCCCTTGCACCTCAACTGGATGTGCAAGATCATGCTCCTGGCAAGCGTCGTGATGGGCGCCTCCTACGGCATCGAGTTCTTCTGCGCGTGGTATAGCGGTAATCAGTACGAGTTGGCCACGTTCATGAACCGGGCGTTCGGCTACTACGCGTGGGCCTACTGGACCATGATCTCGTGCAACGTGGTGATTCCGCAGGCCCTCTGGTTCTCACGGGTCCGCCGCTCGCCGCTCCTGATGGGGATCGTGTGTGTCGTGATCACCACGGGCATGTGGTTCGAGCGATTCGTGATCATCGTCACCTCGCTGCACCATGACTTCCTGCCCAGCGCCTGGACGAACTACCTGCCGACCTCCAACGAGGTGATGATCCTGGTCGGCATGTTCGGCCTCTTCTTCGCGCTCTTCCTGTTGTTCACGCGCGCCCTTCCGATCGTCGCCATCGCGGAGATCAAGGGGGTGCTGGGGCACGATCGTCCCAACGAGGCGCTCGCGCGGCTCACCCACGCCGTGGTCGGCCAGAGGACCGGCGACGCCTCACAGGACGGCGGACATGGGCCCTCGGCGGTCGCTTCGTCGCATGGTGACGGCGCCGGCGAATTGCGTCGGCCGGTCGGCCCTCGGGGCACCCACCGTCGCAGCCGCCGTTCGCGACGCCTGTTCGGAACGGAGCGCTACTGCATCGGTTACTTCCCCGACGAGCACGAACTGCTGCGCGCCACCGAGGAGGCAAGCAGGCGAGGGTACGACGTGCTAGACGCCTTCGCGCCCTATCCGGTGCACGGCCTGCCCGAGGCGATGGGCCTGGGCGCCTCCCGGCTCGCCTGGATCGGGGCGTGGGCGGGCGCCGCCGGCCTCGTGCTGGGCCTGACGTTGCAAGCGTGGACCTCTTCGGTCGACTGGCCCCTCCGCGTGGGAGGCCAGCCCTTCAACGCCTGGCCGGTGTTCCTGCCGGTGACGTTCGAGTTGACGGTCCTGTTCGCGGGGATCATCGGTGTGATCGCCCTCTTCGCGCGCACGCGGATGTGGCCGGGGAACCGAAAGCCCCGCCTGCGCCGAGTGACGGACGACCGATTTGCCCTGGCCCTCCTGGAGGTGGACGCCTCCATGGATCTGGAGGAGATGAAGCAAATGCTCCGTACACACGGAGCCGTTGAGGTACATGAAGGGGACGATCTCGCATGA
- a CDS encoding 4Fe-4S dicluster domain-containing protein, translated as MAERQDERGPRALGEVPASESSDVPDGGAAQAGLPAVDRRSFLTLMGLTIAAGTLSGCRAPRKKIIPYLHQPPEATPGVARWYATTCHGCSASCGALAKVMDGRPIKLEGNPDHAMSKGGLCAAGQGSIVGLYDPYRQRGPTESGASVTWERVDSEIGQHLADARRQQRKVVVLTSSVSGPSTRALISEFLAGFPHGRHVVHDAISYDAMREAHRRVYGQPLVPGYRFDRAEVIVSFGADFLGTWLSPVEFAKQYSAGRNLAHPDSAMSRHYHVESRMSLTGSNADIRYGVAPSEQGAYVAAVAAAIGREGGHAGPATGALAAAATPSLSPEAARRVETMAAALRAARGRSLVVSDSDDVSVQVAVLALNEALGNTGRTVDLARPSLQKQGSDAEMSLLVDEMRRGEVGVLIVHACNPAYTFARAGEFAEALGKVACAVSMATVPDETARAATWHCPSHHSMEAWGDAEPHAGSYSLFQPTIRPLYRTRAFEDNLLKWQGKGERFHSYLRRHWQTRLFPRQREFATFDAFWDGMLQRGYLELAASPPPPAPRLRAEAAAALREIAGRPMAASGLELEVYEPVALRDGSDANNPWLQELPDPLTKITWDNYAAISPALAREKGIEDGQWVTVRGSAGSARAPSVVLPAHIQPGQHPRTVSIALGYGRKQAGPVGSGVGVNAYPLVAMQGPRRSRRGIAIEIAATDGPDGRVHPFARTQIHDTMDERPLVRQATYAEFRKGLHPESFSEEEKRADLWDRHEYPEYQWSMAIDLTRCVGCSACVTACDIENNVPVVGPKEVARQREMHWMRIDRYYTGGNDDPGVLYEPLMCQHCDNASCETVCPVLATEHDNQGLNVQVYNRCVGTRYCANNCPYKVRRFNWFNNIKNDPTRSLALNPDVTVRSRGVMEKCSLCIQRIQAARIKARTEGRLVRDGEVKTACEQSCPADAIVFGNLKDPNSRVSRQGATERSFRLLEELNRRPAVCYMAKVRNTEDEA; from the coding sequence ATGGCCGAGAGGCAAGACGAGAGGGGCCCACGGGCTCTGGGGGAAGTGCCGGCGAGCGAGTCGAGCGATGTACCCGACGGTGGGGCGGCCCAGGCGGGTCTGCCAGCGGTAGACCGTCGTTCGTTCCTGACGCTGATGGGGCTTACCATCGCTGCCGGCACGTTGTCTGGCTGCCGCGCCCCGCGGAAGAAGATCATCCCCTACCTGCACCAGCCGCCCGAGGCCACCCCGGGCGTGGCCAGATGGTATGCCACCACGTGCCACGGCTGCAGCGCCAGTTGCGGCGCGTTGGCCAAGGTGATGGACGGGCGCCCGATCAAGCTGGAGGGCAATCCTGACCACGCGATGTCGAAGGGCGGGCTATGCGCGGCCGGCCAGGGCTCGATCGTGGGCCTCTACGACCCCTATCGGCAGAGGGGCCCGACCGAAAGCGGCGCCAGCGTCACCTGGGAGCGTGTGGACAGCGAGATCGGCCAGCACCTGGCCGACGCGCGCCGGCAGCAGCGCAAGGTGGTCGTGCTCACCAGCAGCGTCAGCGGCCCCTCCACCCGGGCACTGATCTCGGAGTTCCTTGCCGGCTTTCCGCATGGCAGGCACGTGGTCCACGACGCCATCTCCTACGACGCGATGCGCGAGGCGCACCGCCGTGTCTACGGGCAGCCGCTCGTGCCCGGGTACCGTTTCGATCGCGCCGAGGTCATCGTCAGCTTCGGGGCGGACTTCCTCGGCACATGGTTGTCGCCCGTGGAGTTCGCCAAGCAGTACTCGGCTGGCAGGAACCTCGCTCACCCAGACTCCGCGATGTCGCGACACTACCACGTCGAGTCCCGCATGTCGCTCACCGGCAGTAACGCGGACATCCGCTACGGGGTCGCCCCCTCGGAGCAGGGAGCCTATGTGGCGGCAGTAGCCGCAGCGATCGGCCGCGAGGGCGGCCATGCCGGGCCGGCCACGGGCGCGTTGGCGGCCGCGGCGACGCCCAGCCTCTCCCCCGAGGCGGCGAGGCGGGTCGAGACGATGGCGGCGGCGCTGCGCGCGGCCCGTGGGCGCAGCCTGGTGGTGAGCGACTCGGACGACGTCTCCGTTCAGGTTGCGGTGCTGGCGCTGAACGAGGCGCTGGGGAACACCGGGCGAACGGTCGACCTGGCCCGGCCGTCGCTGCAGAAGCAGGGGAGCGACGCCGAGATGTCGCTCCTGGTGGACGAGATGCGGCGCGGCGAGGTTGGGGTGCTGATCGTCCATGCTTGCAACCCCGCGTACACCTTCGCCCGCGCCGGGGAGTTCGCAGAGGCGCTCGGCAAGGTGGCGTGTGCGGTCTCCATGGCCACGGTGCCCGACGAGACGGCGCGCGCGGCCACGTGGCACTGCCCATCACACCACTCCATGGAGGCGTGGGGAGACGCCGAACCGCACGCAGGCAGCTACAGCCTGTTCCAGCCCACGATCCGCCCGCTCTACCGGACGCGTGCCTTTGAGGACAACCTCCTGAAGTGGCAGGGCAAGGGCGAGAGGTTCCACAGCTACCTGCGCAGGCACTGGCAGACCAGACTGTTCCCGCGCCAGCGCGAGTTCGCGACCTTCGACGCGTTCTGGGACGGTATGCTCCAGCGCGGCTACCTGGAGCTCGCCGCGTCGCCGCCCCCGCCCGCGCCCCGGCTTCGCGCGGAGGCGGCGGCCGCGCTGCGCGAGATCGCTGGCCGCCCGATGGCCGCGAGCGGACTCGAGTTAGAGGTGTACGAGCCTGTCGCGCTGCGCGACGGGTCCGACGCCAACAACCCCTGGCTCCAGGAGTTGCCGGACCCGCTGACCAAGATCACCTGGGACAACTACGCTGCCATCTCGCCCGCGCTCGCCCGCGAGAAGGGCATCGAGGACGGGCAGTGGGTCACGGTCAGAGGCTCCGCGGGCTCCGCCCGGGCGCCGTCGGTGGTGCTCCCCGCGCACATACAGCCCGGGCAGCACCCTCGAACGGTCTCCATCGCGCTCGGCTACGGCCGCAAGCAGGCCGGCCCGGTTGGCAGCGGGGTCGGGGTGAACGCATACCCGCTGGTCGCGATGCAAGGGCCGCGGCGCAGCCGCCGAGGCATCGCCATCGAGATCGCGGCGACCGACGGGCCGGACGGGCGGGTGCACCCCTTTGCCCGCACCCAGATTCACGATACGATGGACGAGCGGCCGCTCGTGAGACAGGCAACCTACGCCGAGTTCCGCAAGGGTCTGCACCCGGAGTCCTTCAGCGAAGAGGAGAAGCGAGCCGATCTCTGGGACCGCCACGAGTACCCGGAATACCAGTGGAGCATGGCCATCGACCTGACACGGTGCGTCGGCTGCTCCGCGTGCGTGACGGCGTGCGACATCGAGAACAACGTGCCGGTCGTGGGCCCCAAGGAGGTTGCTCGCCAGCGGGAGATGCACTGGATGCGCATCGACCGTTACTACACGGGCGGCAACGATGACCCCGGGGTTCTCTACGAGCCCCTGATGTGCCAGCATTGCGACAACGCCTCGTGCGAGACGGTGTGCCCCGTACTGGCGACCGAACACGATAACCAGGGGCTCAACGTCCAGGTGTACAACCGCTGCGTCGGCACGCGCTACTGCGCGAACAACTGCCCCTACAAGGTGCGCCGCTTCAACTGGTTCAACAACATCAAGAACGATCCGACGCGCAGCCTGGCATTGAACCCCGATGTCACCGTGCGCAGCCGTGGCGTCATGGAGAAGTGCAGCCTGTGCATCCAGCGCATCCAGGCCGCGCGGATCAAGGCGCGCACGGAGGGCCGTCTGGTGCGGGATGGTGAGGTCAAGACCGCCTGTGAGCAGAGCTGCCCGGCCGACGCGATCGTGTTCGGCAACCTGAAGGACCCCAATAGCCGGGTCTCGCGGCAAGGGGCGACGGAGCGCAGTTTCCGTCTGCTCGAAGAACTGAACCGCCGGCCGGCGGTGTGCTATATGGCCAAAGTGCGCAATACGGAGGACGAGGCGTGA
- a CDS encoding cytochrome c3 family protein translates to MNLQSAVVVSVVVTLLGGALLFDPTQYAWIGDQTGHAPVQPIDFSHKIHAKDNAIPCEYCHSDARRSAVAGVPPANVCMNCHSQVLKDSPEVKKITAAIKSDKPIEWERVYRMPDFVRFNHSAHVTKGVACQTCHGPVQDMARVEQARHLSMGWCVGCHRQYTKHPPPGMGKVDASVECSTCHY, encoded by the coding sequence GTGAATCTGCAGTCGGCCGTCGTGGTGTCGGTGGTGGTCACGCTGCTGGGCGGCGCACTGCTCTTTGACCCCACGCAGTACGCCTGGATCGGTGACCAGACAGGCCACGCCCCGGTTCAGCCGATCGATTTCTCGCACAAGATACACGCCAAGGATAACGCGATCCCATGCGAGTATTGCCACTCTGACGCGCGGCGGAGCGCCGTGGCCGGGGTACCGCCCGCGAACGTGTGCATGAACTGCCACTCGCAGGTGCTCAAAGACTCGCCTGAGGTCAAGAAGATCACGGCGGCCATCAAGAGCGACAAGCCGATCGAGTGGGAGCGTGTGTACCGCATGCCTGACTTCGTGCGCTTCAACCACAGCGCGCACGTGACCAAGGGGGTTGCGTGTCAGACGTGCCACGGCCCCGTGCAGGATATGGCGCGAGTTGAGCAGGCAAGACACCTGAGCATGGGCTGGTGCGTGGGCTGCCACCGGCAGTACACCAAACACCCGCCGCCGGGTATGGGTAAGGTCGACGCATCGGTCGAATGCTCAACCTGCCACTATTGA
- the narI gene encoding respiratory nitrate reductase subunit gamma: MNLDVVLFQLFPYVAVFIMVFESIRRYVQRRFSYSSLSSQFLEGNQLFAGSVPWHYGILWVLTGHLVAFLFPRELLAFNSVPVRLFILEISALVGGLLALIGIANLCVRRLRNSRVRAVTTTMDIVILVVLLAQTGLGVYIATSLRWGSNWYAIVLVPYLRSLLAFQPDIATVAVLPLAVKAHILGAFIFFALLPFSRLVHLLVPPLQYLRRPPQVVIWNRDPRRRNLPVTTVSAGPGKED; the protein is encoded by the coding sequence ATGAACCTCGATGTCGTGCTTTTCCAGTTGTTCCCTTACGTCGCCGTGTTCATTATGGTGTTCGAGTCGATTCGCCGGTACGTGCAGCGGCGCTTCAGCTACTCGAGCCTGTCGTCGCAGTTTCTTGAGGGGAACCAGTTGTTCGCGGGCTCCGTCCCCTGGCACTACGGCATTCTCTGGGTGCTGACGGGCCACCTCGTGGCGTTCCTCTTCCCGCGCGAGCTGCTGGCTTTCAACAGCGTACCGGTGCGCCTCTTCATCCTGGAGATCAGCGCGCTGGTCGGGGGCCTGCTGGCGCTGATCGGCATCGCTAACCTATGCGTGCGGCGCCTGCGCAACTCGCGCGTGCGCGCCGTCACGACGACGATGGATATCGTCATCCTGGTGGTGCTACTCGCCCAGACCGGGCTCGGGGTCTACATCGCGACCTCGCTGCGATGGGGCTCCAACTGGTATGCGATCGTCCTGGTCCCCTACCTTCGATCGCTGCTCGCGTTCCAGCCAGACATCGCGACGGTCGCCGTGCTGCCGCTCGCCGTGAAGGCGCACATTCTGGGCGCCTTCATCTTCTTCGCCCTGCTGCCGTTCTCGCGGCTGGTGCACCTGCTGGTGCCGCCCCTCCAGTATCTGCGGCGGCCACCGCAGGTGGTCATCTGGAACCGCGATCCGCGGCGCAGGAACCTCCCGGTCACCACGGTGTCGGCTGGCCCCGGCAAGGAGGACTAG
- the narJ gene encoding nitrate reductase molybdenum cofactor assembly chaperone, whose translation MATMGVGYEQLAALLDYPDESTGAKLRACLAESVGQTAEVARLLEEWAGYFEATPLWAVQELYTRTFDLNPSCSLDVGYYLFGEDFQRGVFLAHLRESQEAAGMAPEIELPDHLPVILRWLARIYGTEICTDMVRECVLPTIRRMDNALAPARDAHGNVEGGANPYREVLQAVALVLQSDLAEMAEPADVCAAGGR comes from the coding sequence ATGGCCACAATGGGCGTTGGGTATGAGCAACTGGCCGCGCTGCTCGATTACCCGGACGAGTCGACCGGCGCAAAGCTCCGTGCATGCCTCGCCGAGTCGGTCGGCCAGACCGCGGAGGTCGCGCGGCTGCTGGAGGAATGGGCCGGCTATTTCGAGGCCACTCCGCTGTGGGCGGTGCAGGAGCTCTACACACGGACGTTCGACCTGAACCCCTCCTGCTCTCTCGACGTGGGCTACTACCTGTTCGGCGAGGACTTCCAGCGCGGCGTGTTCCTCGCCCACCTGCGCGAGAGCCAGGAGGCTGCGGGCATGGCGCCCGAGATTGAGCTGCCCGATCACCTGCCGGTGATCTTGCGCTGGCTGGCGCGCATCTACGGTACAGAGATCTGCACCGACATGGTGCGGGAGTGCGTGCTGCCGACGATCCGCAGGATGGACAACGCGCTGGCCCCTGCCCGCGATGCGCACGGCAATGTGGAGGGGGGCGCGAACCCCTACCGCGAGGTCTTGCAGGCGGTCGCGCTGGTGCTCCAGAGCGATCTCGCGGAGATGGCAGAGCCTGCTGATGTTTGCGCCGCGGGCGGCCGGTAG
- the narH gene encoding nitrate reductase subunit beta codes for MNVRLQIAMVFHLDKCIGCHTCSIACKNVWTDRKGAEYMWWNNVETKPGTGYPTKWEDQEKYQGGWVRDASGKLRLRGSTKGGTFANIFHQPNLPSIDDYYEPFTYRYQDLFDSPEGADQPTARPVSMITGKPIDIQAGPNWDDDLGGSPVYAENDPNLDKVDAAEREALFQLQRMTFFYLPRICNHCLNPSCVAACPSGAIYKRGEDGIVLINQDVCRGWRFCVTACPYKKTYYNWSTGKSEKCILCFPRLETGQAPACFHSCVGRIRYLGGLLYDADRIAEAAAVDDEHLVDSQRGIILDPFDPAVIAGARANGLNADSIEACQASPVYRYVKLWKIALPLHPEFRTMPMLFYVPPLMPVMASVENGTYDSSKAGLFGSVEELRLPVDYLASLFTAGNGGKVRYALKKQLAVRTYRRMRTAGDVDPATVEAMATEVEADMEQLEAIYRLTSLPTQNERYVIPPSHREEAEQMLREDVLSAKGEAGFGSLQGPRRGL; via the coding sequence ATGAACGTTCGGCTTCAGATAGCGATGGTGTTCCATCTGGACAAGTGCATCGGCTGCCACACGTGCTCGATCGCCTGCAAGAACGTGTGGACCGACCGCAAGGGCGCCGAGTACATGTGGTGGAACAACGTGGAGACCAAGCCTGGGACCGGCTATCCCACGAAGTGGGAGGACCAGGAGAAGTACCAGGGCGGCTGGGTGCGCGACGCGAGCGGCAAGCTGCGCCTGCGTGGATCCACGAAGGGCGGCACCTTCGCGAACATCTTCCACCAGCCCAACCTCCCCTCCATCGATGACTACTACGAGCCGTTCACCTACCGCTACCAGGATCTGTTCGACTCGCCGGAGGGCGCGGACCAGCCGACCGCGCGCCCGGTCTCGATGATCACCGGCAAGCCCATCGACATTCAGGCCGGCCCCAACTGGGACGACGACCTCGGCGGCTCACCCGTCTATGCCGAGAACGACCCGAACCTCGACAAGGTCGACGCCGCCGAGAGGGAGGCGCTCTTCCAGCTCCAGCGGATGACCTTCTTCTACCTGCCACGCATCTGCAACCACTGCCTGAACCCCAGTTGTGTGGCGGCATGCCCTTCCGGGGCCATCTACAAGCGCGGCGAGGACGGGATCGTACTGATCAACCAGGATGTGTGCCGCGGCTGGCGCTTCTGCGTGACGGCTTGCCCCTACAAGAAGACCTACTACAACTGGTCGACGGGCAAATCGGAGAAGTGCATCCTGTGCTTCCCGCGCCTGGAGACCGGGCAGGCTCCCGCGTGCTTCCACTCCTGCGTCGGCCGGATCCGCTACCTGGGCGGCCTTCTCTATGACGCCGACCGCATTGCGGAGGCGGCGGCGGTGGACGACGAGCACCTGGTGGACTCCCAGCGCGGGATCATCCTGGACCCCTTCGATCCGGCGGTCATCGCCGGGGCGCGCGCCAATGGCCTCAATGCGGACAGCATCGAGGCCTGCCAGGCCTCGCCGGTCTACCGCTACGTGAAGCTCTGGAAGATCGCCCTTCCGCTCCACCCCGAGTTTCGCACCATGCCGATGCTGTTCTACGTGCCGCCGCTCATGCCGGTGATGGCCTCGGTGGAGAACGGCACCTACGACTCGTCCAAGGCGGGCCTGTTCGGCTCCGTGGAGGAGCTACGCCTGCCCGTCGACTATCTGGCCTCGCTCTTCACGGCGGGGAACGGCGGCAAGGTGCGCTACGCCCTGAAGAAGCAGCTGGCGGTGCGCACGTACCGGCGCATGAGGACGGCGGGCGACGTGGACCCCGCCACGGTCGAGGCGATGGCCACCGAGGTGGAAGCGGACATGGAGCAGCTGGAGGCCATCTACCGGCTGACGAGCCTGCCGACGCAGAACGAGCGCTACGTGATCCCGCCAAGCCATCGCGAGGAGGCCGAGCAGATGCTCCGAGAGGATGTCCTCAGCGCCAAGGGAGAGGCCGGCTTCGGCAGTCTTCAGGGACCGAGGAGGGGGCTGTAG